The nucleotide window TCAAGCGTGCAATCCGACGCGCATCGCACAAGCGGTGCGTTGCAACGCCCCCTTGGTCGTGAACGTCCTGAACATGTCTGATTTGGCAAACAGGATGCCATTCATTGGGCACTGCTAGCGCGTCTTAACAAATGGCGGATCCAGATAAAAGGCGGGGCGTGTGCCTCGGGTTTCTGGCAACCCATAAGACACCCCAATTTACGCAACTGAAGAGACCAATTAACTCAATTTACGAAACTATTAAATTATCCTTTTTAATTTCAGCAAATCGATACGCCAATCATAAACACATGAGTAAAAATACTCAATTATCGCCCAATCTCTTGACCCGGGTGAGACGCACACCGCCCTCACCCCTTCTCGTTGACCTGGTTGATAAGACTGTATCCTCAATCTCCCCCACGCAAATAGCCAACTCATTTTTTCTTTCATTTTAAGAACAAATTTTATTTTTGAAAGTAATTCGGCAACTATTGAAATGATAGAAAAAAGAGATTGGATAATAGAACGCCTGGGTCATAGGATTTCTCCGGCCTCCCCTTGAACCAGGAATATAAAGTGAAAGTATTGAAGACACAGATTGCTGCAAGCATTTTCTCGATCGTCTCAGCCATTGCGCTCGCTCAACCGGCGCATGCCGTGGATATGACCCAGGACAGCGGGTCGCCAGTCGGCGACAACCAGAACTCTCAGACAGCGGGGCCCGAAGGTCCGGTCCTCCTGCAGGACTCTCATCTCATCGAGAAACTGCAGCGCTTCGATCGGGAGCGCATACCCGAACGCGTGGTGCATGCGCGTGGCACGGGTATCTTCGGCGAGTTCGTGCCGACTGCGGACATCAGTTCCCTCACTTCCGCCCAGGTCTTCACGCCTGGATCGAAGACGCCCGTCTTCGTTCGATTCTCGACAGTGATGGGCTACCGCGGTTCGCCCGAGCAGGCACGCGACCCACGCGGTTTCGCCGTCAAGTTCTACACCCAGCAAGGGAACTGGGACATGGTCGGCATCAACTGGCCGATTTTCTTCATTCGGGATGCCATCAAGTTTCCTGACTTCGTGCATGCGAACAAACCATCGGCATCGACAGGCGTGCAGGATCCGAATCTGGCGTTCGACTTTTTCGCCCATTCGCCCGAAGCAACCAACATGCTCACGCACCTTTACACGGACGAGGGCATGCCGGACTCGTATCGCCACATGGACGGCTTCGGTGTGCACGCTTTCAAGTTCGTCAATGCGAAGGGTGAGGTTCACTACGTCAAGTTTCACTGGAAGAGCCGTCAGGGTATCGAGAGCATTCGTCCACAGGATATTGCGCATTCGATCGGCGCTGACTGGAATTTGATGACCAATGACCTGTACAACTCGGTCAAGGCGCATTCGTATCCGCAGTGGGACCTTTACATCCAGGTGCTTTCGCCGAAGGATCTGGACAAGTTCGATTTCGATCCGCTGGATGACACGAAGGTATGGCCCGCTTCCATTCCCGAGCAGAAGGTGGGCACGATGACGCTAAACCGCGTTCCGGATAATTATTTTGAGTCCACGGAAGAGTCGGCATTCGCGCCGTCGCGGCTCGTGCCGGGGATCGAGCCTTCCGAGGACCGGATGTTGCAGGGCCGCCTGTTCGCCTATGCCGACACGCAGATGTATCGGCTTGGCCCGAACTACAACCAGTTGCCGATCAATCGTCCCGTCGTGCCGGTCTACAACAACAATCAGGACGGCCTCATGAATGAGGACGATCGCAAGGGCGAAGTGAACTACGAGCCATCCGGCGTCGCCGAAATCGCCCAGCAGGATAAGTTCAAGCCCGTGCAGACTCCGCTTAAGGGGACGACCCAGCAACGAGCCATTCACAAAACACTCGATTTCCGTCAAGCCGGGGAGTACTACCGGACGCTGTCCGAGACCGACAAGACGGACCTGATCACGGCATTGTCGGGCGACCTCGGTCGCGTGACCAACGACGCGAACAAGTACGCAATGCTCTCGTACTTCTATAAGGCCGACGCCGACTATGGTTCTCGCCTCGCGCGCGCGACCCATGCGGATGTCTCGCGCGTGAAGGATGCGGCGGCACACCTGGGCGACAACTGACGCGAATGGGGGAACCTGCGCAAGCAGGTTCCCCGCTGAACCGGTTTGCTTTCTCAGGAGAATGTAATGCGACGCTTTTTTGCTGCCCGGGGCCTTGTTCGGACCGTGGCGGTTGCCACGCTGACCGCACTCGCAACCGCGAGTTGCGCGCAGCATGTGTATCAACAGGGAACGTATTCGGCCGTAACGGACACGCCGCGTTATACCGAAGACTGGTTTGCCGCGGCGCGCGCGGGACGCACGGATATCGTTCGGGCATTGATCGATGCCCATTTCCCGCTCGAGGCAACGACACCCGAGGGCTACACCGCGTTGATCCTTAGCGCGTACGACAATCACCCGGACACGTTGAAGGCGCTGCTTTCCTCAGGCGCCAACGCTTGCGCGGCCGACCGGCACGGCAATACGGCACTGATGGGCGCGCTCTTCAAAGGCGAGACGAATATTGCAACGATGTTGCTCGACACGCATTGCGACATCGACCAGACCAACAACGCGGGGGAAACGGCATTGTCGTTTGCCGCGCTATTTGGCCGGCTCGATATGATTCCGGTGCTCGTCGCACACGGTGCCAAGGTCGATCATGCCGATGCGCGCGGCGGGACCGCGTTGCAAATGGCGATCGCGCAACACAATCCGGCTGTAGAGGAAGCGCTACGCCACGTCGGCGCAACGCAATGAGAGGCGGCCAATGAGCCGCCTTTCATGCCGCGCCGACGACCCGCTGATCAGGTGAGCGCGATACCCGCGCAGCCTTGCCTCCCCCTCCGGCCGTTCGCCGCTCACGCCCGCTTCAAGAGCGCGCTATCGACCGGCAATGCCCGAATCCGCGTGCCGGTCGCGTGGTGGATCGCATTGCAAATCGCAGCCATTGTCGGTGGCACGCCCGGTTCGCCGACACCGCCAGGCGGCGCCGCGCTCGGCACGATATACACATGCGTCTGCGGCACGGAGTCGATGCGGGCGACCCGGTAGTCGGTAAAGTTCGACTGCTCGGCGGCGCCCTGACTGAATGTCAGTTCGCTATACAGCGTATTGCCCAGCGCCATGACCACCGCGCCTTCGAACTGCGCGACCACGCGGTCGGGATTGACGATACGTCCGCAGTCGACCGCCAGATCGACACGGGTCACGCGCACCGAGCCATCGTCGGCCACCTGCACCTGCGCGACCGCGGCAACGTAGGTGAGAAAGCTGCGATGGACAGCGATGCCACGCCCGTGGCGTGCCGGCAATGCCGCGGACCAGTTCGAACGCACCGCCGCCGCTCGGACCACTGCGGCAAAGCGCGCGGTATCGATGGGATACTCGTCGATCGACGCACCGTAGTTCGGATAATCGACCCCCAGCGCGTGCAGATCGACATGCCGTGGACTACCCAGCAGCGCCAGCAGATGCTGCACCGGGTCCTGCCGCGCCGCAGCGGCGAGTTCGTCGACGAACGAGCCCTGCGCGAAGCCGTGCGGAATGTTGTACACCGAGCGATACCAGCCGATTCGTGTATGCGCCGGCGCGGCGCCGTTCTCGCACTGCACATTGGCAACGTCATAAGGCATGTCCGTCACACCCTGACCGAGTTCGCCCGCCGAACCATACGTCACGTTCGGTGTGAAGGTCGACCCGATCGACGGAAACACGCTCCGGTGCAGCCATGCGATCGTCTTGCCCTGCGCGTCGAGTCCGCCCTCCATGTGCTGCGCGCACACCGCGTGGAAATAGTCGTTACGTATGTCGTCCTCACGTGTCCACGTCAGCTTGACGGGAGCGCCGACTTCGCGCGCCAGGTAGGCGGCTTCCGCCACATAGTCGGGCTTCGACTTGCGGCCGAAACCGCCGCCGAGCAACGTGACATTGATCGTTACGGCCTGCTCCTGCACACCGAGTACCTGCGCGACGGTCGTACGTGCTTGCTGCGGATTCTGCGTAGCGGTCCACACCTGCACGGCGCCGTTCGCAAACGATGCAGTCGCTGCGAGCGGTTCCATCGCGGCGTGCGCCAGATGCGGCACGTAGTAGTCCGCCGACACGTGTCGAGCGGCGTTTGTCAGCGCGCCCGCGGTATCGCCGTTGCCGCGCACGACCTTGCCCGTTTTGCTTGCCGTGTCTTCAAGCGCCTTGCGATAGGCCTGGCTATCGTAGGTGCCGTTTGGCCCGAGGTCCCATTCGAGCTTCAGCTTCTGGCGTCCCTGCGCCGCGGCCCACGTGCTGGTCGCGATCACTGCGACGCCGCCCAGCGGTCGGAAGCCGGCGGGCAGCGGCGCCGACGCAATGCGCACGACGTGCAGCACGCCGGGCACCTTCATCGCGTCAGTCGAGTCGACGCTTTTGAGCGTCGCGCCATACACGGGCGAACGTTCAACCGACGCGTAGGTCATCCCGGGCAACACGACATCGATCCCGTACGTCGCGCGACCGTGAACGATGTCGTCGAGATCGACGATCGGCAGGGACTTGCCGATATAGCGCCACGTCTCCTCGTTTTTCAACTGCAGCGTGTCGCGAGCGGGCACCGGCTGGCGCGCTGCAGCCTCCGCGACCGTGCCATATGACACGCGCCGCCCGCTTGCCGTATGCACCACGTGGCCGGGTTCGGTCCGGCAGCTCGCCGGGCTCACGTGCCACCGCGCGGCCGCGGCCGCGATCAGCATCTGCCGCGCGGAGCCGCCTGCCTCGCGCAGTGGCTGGAAAAACTGGCGGATGCTGCGCGAGCCATCGGTATTCTGGTCGCCGTACTTCGCATCGCCTTGCGCCTGCACAACCCTGACGGTGTTCCAGTCGGCATCGAGTTCGTCCGAGAGGATCATCGCGAGGCTGGTACGGATGCCGGTGCCCATCTCGGAGCGATGCACCACCAGTACGATCTCGCCAGACGGCGCGACCGACACATATACGTTCGGTGCGAACACTGCTTTGACACCGCTCGCCGAGGCAAGCGGACTCGCCGCGAACGCCATGCGTGCGCCGTCGACATGCAGGCCCAGCACCACGCCGCCCGCCAATGTGCCCTTCAGCACCCGGCGCCGGCTCAGATTGACGATCTCGCTCATGACGCCTGCTCCGCAGCTGCCTTGATGGCGATCTTGATACGTTGATAGGTGCCGCAGCGGCACACATTGCCGGACATCGCTTCGACGATCTGCTCGTCACTCGGCTTCGGCGTCTGTTTGAGCAGCGACGCGGCCTGCATCATCTGGCCAGGCTGGCAGTAACCGCACTGCGGCACATTGGCCGCTTTCCACGCTCGCTGCACAGGATGCTCGCCGCCCTTGCCCAGGCCTTCGATGGTCGTCACGGACCTGCCCTGTGCATCCGCAAGCGACGTGACGCACGAGCGCACTGCCACGCCGTCGAGGTGGACGGTGCACGCGCCGCATGCGCCCACGCCGCAACCGAACTTGGTGCCATGCAGTCCCAGCAGGTCGCGCACCGCCCACAGCAACGGCATGTTCGGGTCGGCGTCGACGTTGTGATGCGCGCCATTCACAATCAGTTCCATCCGTTCACTCCTTGTTGTCGACGCACGCCACACCGGCGGGCGCCACGTGGTGACCGACTTACCTGCGCGCGCGGTTCATGCTCTTGCCTGATACGCATTGCACCATCCAGTTCCGCTCACCTGCCTTGCGCCGAACAGCGCACAAAGCGCGTTGGCATCGGTCGGCTTACCTTGGTAGAACTGGCAATTCGCGCAGCGCTGGTTGTTGCTGAAACGCGGGTATTTCGTACGGTCGACGTGGGCCGCATCGGCCTTGTATCCGAGCGCCTGCGCTGCAGGATCGCTCTCCTGCAGCTGTGCGGGCGCTGCCCGGACGGAGCGCCCGGTGATCGCGAGCGCGGCGGCGCCGATTGAATGAATCATGAAGGTGCGTCGAAGAGTTCGCATGTTCAATGGCTCCTGTCAGGCTACGAGCAAACGTTGCGGCGGCGCCATGAACTCCGGCCCCACTGGATCCTTGACGAACTGCGCGACGATCGTGTCGATCTGCGCGAACGCCTTCTCGTCGAGGCGCCAGCCGAACACTGCTTCGATCCCGTCGAGTTGCGCCGGACGACGCGCGCCCCATAGCGCGATCGTCGGGCCGCGATCGAGCACCCAGCGCACCGCCAGCGCGAGCACCGATTTGTCGAAGTTATCGCGCGCAAACGCATTCAACGCTTTCACGGCCGCAACATATTGCTTACGGCGCGGCTCGCGAAACTTCGGATCGCGCTGGCGCAGATCGTCGCCCTCGAAGCGCGTCTCGACGCCGATACGCCCCGCAAGCAGGCCGCGGCATAGCGCCCCGTAGGCCAGCGCGACGAGGCCATGCTGCTTTGCGTAGGGCAGCACGTCACGATCGATATCCCGCTCGAACAGGTTGTACGGCGGCTGTGTGGCCGACAGCGGCGCCACGCGCCGGAATGCATCCATTTGCGCAGGCGAGAAGTTGCTGACGCCCAACGCCCGCACCTTGCCTTCCTTGCGCAGATCGTCGAGCACCGCGGCGGTCTCTTCGATCGGCACGAGCGGGTCGGGCCAGTGAACCTGATACAGATCGATGTAATCTGTCCGCAAGCGACGCAGCGTATCCTCTACTTCCTGACGAATGCGCTCCGGCGACGAATTGCGAAACACCTCGCCGTCTTGCCATTCCAGTGCGACCTTGGTTGCGATGACCGCCTTGTGCCGATACCCGTCGGCGAGCGCCTTGCCAACAATTTCCTCCGAGGCGCCGAAGCCGTACACCGGCGCCGTATCGATCAGATTGACACCACTATCAAGCGCCCGGCGGATCACCGCGATCGAGTCTTTTTCGTCGGTGCCACCCCACATCCATCCGCCGATGGCCCAGGTGCCAAGGCCGATGCGTGAGACGGGGGTCGTGATACCTTCAATTGCGATGGTTTCAATAGTCATGTGAAGCTCTCAAATCAAAGCACTGCGTAAAGCACTACCTGAAGCACCGCATCCGGGTCGAATGCGATCTGACTAACGGCAACGCGCCCTTCGAACAGGCAGGGCGAACCGATTATTTCAGCGGCATCCGGCGATCACAAGAAGGCACTTGACGGTTTCATACTTTCCCCATGGATACAAATTGCTGCGACGGCGCTTCCGCCCACGACAACCCGCAAAAAAGAACTGACGACCTGGCGCGCAACATCATCGAGCAGATCGCGGACAAGTGGACGATCCTCGTTATCGATGCGCTCGGCACGCACGGCGAGATGCGTTTTTCGCGGCTGCGCGACATGGTCGAGGGCGTCAGCCAGAAAATGCTCACCAAGACATTGCGGCAACTCGAGCGTGACGGCCTCGTGACGCGTTACGTGCATCCGGTGATTCCACCGCGGGTCGACTATCAACTCACGCCACTGGGACGTAGCCTGCTCGACAAGATCTGCGGGATATGGGACTGGGTCGAAGTCCACATGAGCGAAATGGAAAAGGCGCGACACGAGTTCGACCACGGCGAAAAAGCGGCCCGATCATCCGCATCCGCGTGACGTGCCCTCTCATTCAGGTAGCCACTGCCCTGCGAGCCCGGCACCCACGTCACGTCGAGCGGCCAGCAGAGTTCTGAGAAATTGCCCATAATTGCGCGTGGTCTTCGAGCAACCGTTGGGATGTTTAAATGAAAGTGGCTTCTGGCGCAGCGCAATCCCCCATCGCATTTCTCGCCGTAGCGTTAGCGTTCGCCATCAACATGATGGGGACAACGCTGCCAACGGCAATCTATCGGTACTACCAACTGCAGTTCGGTTTTACACCCACTGTCATTACCGTAATCTATGCTTCATATGCGATCGGCGTGCTAGGTGCGCTGCTGCTGATCGGCAACTGGTCCGATCAGCTGGGGCGTCGCCGCATGCTGCTGGCAGGGTTGTGCGCATCGGCCGCGTCGGCGCTGACTTTCCTGCTCAGTGACGGACTGGCGCTGCTGATGCTCGGCCGCCTGCTGTCCGGAATATCTGCCGGGATCTTCACAGGAACCGCCACCGTCGCCGTGATCGAACTCGCGCCGCCTGCGTGGCGCGGCAAGGCCATGCTCGCGGCGACCGCCTCCAATATGCTCGGGCTCGGTTGCGGTCCTTTGCTCAGCGGCATCCTGGTCGAACTCTTTCCCTGGCCGATGCGCTTGCCCTATGCAGTGCATCTGGCGCTTGCCGGCATCGCCGCACTAGCCGTCCTCGGCGTGCAGGAGACCGCCGCGATTCCCGCGCGGGTGAAGCTCGGCATGCAGAGAATTTCGCTTCCTGTCGAGGTGCGCCGTGCGTTCATTCCGGCCGCACTCGCGGGGTTTGCCGGTTTCGTGGTGGTGGGCTTCTTTGCGGCGGTCGCGCCGCAGCTGATTCGGGTCGTGCTCGGCTTTCACAGCGGTGTCGTGACCGGCTCGATTGTGTTCCTGCTGTTCGCGTGCTCCGCCCTCGGGCAGATCGTGCAGACCATCATAGCGGCCCGTTGGCGGCAGGCGGTCGGCTGCCTGGGACTCGTGGTGGGACTGATGTGTGTCGGCCTGTGTGTGCCGGAACGCTCGCTCAGCGTGCTTCTGCTCGGCACCGCACTGGCGGGAATCGGCCAAGGCATCAGCTTCCGCGCCGGGCTGGGCGAGATCGCGGCGGTGGCGCCTGCGCACAGGCGAGCGGAAGTCACGTCCAGCTTCTTCGTCGTGCTTTATGTGGCGATCTCACTACCTGTGATCGGCCTTGGCATCGCTGCGCAGCTCGCCGGCATCGAACGCGCCACGCTGCTCTTTGTCGGCTTGACGATCGCCCTCGTGCTGATCGCGCTGCTTCTGCTGATGCGCGGGCAAGCGAATCTGCAGCCGGACGCTGAAGCGATCCGTGACTGAAGCTGAACCCCTTGCAGCGAGAGTCCGGCACCACCACGCGTGAGCAAGCGTGGCGACGGCCCCGTGCAAACCGGCTGTCATCTACCCGCTCGCGTTTGCGGACGTCCCGCCGGCACGAATGAGTTCGTACCGGCACATTCTTCAGGATGGTCCAGCGAATGACCACCGGTCTGCGCGAATGGATGATCGCCAGGTCGACCGCCCGAATCTGTGACGTTTGCTCACAGAGTCAATATTTTTCGTGCATTGTCGTACCCTCTTTCAGAGCGCCTAATCATCCTCAAGAGCATGCCGTCACGCGCAAATCTGGAGGAAAACCATGGATTTCGGGCCGCGCAAACCCGCGATTTCTGATCGGTTGATGAAACGGATCGCCTGGCGGCTCGCGCCGCTAATGATTGTGATGTACATCGCCAACCAGCTTGATCGCGCGAACATCGGCTATGCGGCGCTCACCATGAACGCCGAGCTCCACATGACAACGGCGCAATACGGCTTCGCCGCAAGTCTGTTTTTTCTTGGCTATATTCTGTTCGAGGTGCCGAGCAACCTGTGCATGCATCGGTTTGGCGCACGGCTGTGGATGACGCGCATTCTGCTCAGTTGGGGTCTGCTCTCCTCGCTGACGAGCTTCGTCCCGGACTCCCGCTGGCTCTATATCGCCCGCTTCTGTCTGGGCGCGTTCGAAGCCGGCCTGTTCCCGGGCATGGTGTATTACCTCACGCTGTGGATGCCGGCGCGCAATCGCGTATGGATGATGTCCCTGTTCGTGACGGCGATCCCGCTGACCGGCGTGCTCGGGGCACCCGTATCGACATGGCTGATGGCGCATGCAAACGTGTTCGGGATCACCGGCTGGCGTGCCATGATTCTGCTGGAGGGCGTACCTGCAATCATCCTGGCCGCAATCACCTTCTTCTGTTTGACGGACAACCCGTCCCGCACCCGCTGGCTTTCCGCTGCGGAAAAGAGTGAAATCGCCGCCGCGCTGGCAGCCGAACGGGCCGAGGCCGAGGCCGGGGCCTCGCCGGTAAGCGCCTGGAAGGCGCTTGCCAATCCGAAAGTCTGGGCGCTGGGTGTCGTCTACTTCGGCACGAACGCCGGCATCATCGGCTTGCTCTATTTTCTGCCGCAAGTCATCAAGACGTTTGAAAGCACTTTCGGAGTGAAGTACAGCCTCGTGGATATCGGGTTGATCACTGCGATTCCCTTTGGCGTGGCCACTGTCGCGACGCTGGTTTGGGGGCGTGTGGTGAGCCGCCATCCAGTCGGCGCCCGGCACGTGGCGGGGCCCCTGCTGGTGTGCGCGGCCGCGCTCTCGGTGGCCCTGCTGCTGAAGTCTCCGTACCAGGCGATCATCGCCCTCTCGATCGGCGCCGCGGCCTGCTTCTGCAGCATCACGACCTTCTGGCAGTTGCCCAGCCGCATCCTCACTGATCGCGCTGCTGCGGCCGGCATCGCGCTGATTACGAGCATTGGGGTGTCGTCAGGATTTTTGCTGCCTTATCTTATTGGCTGGGTGAAGGATACGACCGGCACGTTTGTGCTCGCATTTGTCGGCATCGCCGCGACGATGGTGCTCGCATCCATCACGGTCACGCTGCTCGAGACTCGCTGGCGTAATGTCGGCCGGGCGCAGCTTGCCAGTGAATGAGCGTGGGCAGCGCCTCGCAGTCCTTCGGTCTATCATCGAAGAATCCATTGCCCAATTCTTTTCGCCAGCAAGGATTCCCGATGCGCCGCGGTGTTCCCAGTCTCAGTGCGCTGCAAGCTTTTGAAGCCGCAGCGCGACATGAAAGTTTTTCGAAAGCCGCGATCGAGCTGTCGCAAACGCATGGTGCCGTCTGCAAGAAGGTCAACGAGCTCGAGGCTCATCTGGGCATCTCGCTGTTCGAGCGGGTACGCCAGCGGCTGGTACTGTCCGCGGCGGGCGCCGAGTACGCGCGGCGCATTCGCGTCCATCTCGACCAGATTCGCCGCGATACGCTCGAGTTGATACGCCAGCAAAGCGAGGTGAAGATCCAGTTGGCGGTCGGCGTCACGTTCGCGTCTCAATGGCTGATCCCGCGTCTGCATGACTTTTACGCGCTCAATGCGGATCTGCAACTTCACATCATGGGGCGCGACCAGCCGACGTTCTTCGACAATTCAAGCTTCGACGCGGCGATCTATTTCGGACAGAGCCTGTGGCCCGGCATGCCGGGGCAACCGCTCGTGAGCGACGACAGAATTCTTCCTGTCTGTGCGCCGGGGTTGATCGGCAGGTGCGATAGCTTGAGCAGCGAAAAGATCAGCACGCTGCCATGGATTCACACCCGCGATCTTCCGCGCGCGTGGGCTGCATGGTCCGAAAGCGCGTCCACGCAGATCACCGAACATAGCGCGGCGAACCAGCACTACGACATGTTCATCATGGCAATCAACGCCGCGCTTTCCGGGCTAGGCGTGGCGTTGCTCCCACGCATCCTGATCGAACGGGAGCTGCGCAGCGGCGCACTCGTGCAGGCACATCCTCATTCGATTCCCAATCCGGAAACCGTCTACTACTCGTTTCCCGAGCAGAAGCGCGACTGGGAGCCGCTTAAGCGTTTCGATCAATGGCTGGGCGCGGCCGTGCGCAACTATCGCGAAAGCTGCCAACATGACCGCACGGCAGCCTTCGAAACAACGCTTGCGTCAAACTGACGACGTCCGTGTCGACGCGAGTTCGCGCAGATCGGGGCTGTCACGCAGGAGTTGCTGGTAGAGCCCCTGAAAGTTGAGCCATGCTACGTAGTCCGATCCCAGTTGCGCGCGCGTTGCCCGTGCGTCCTCATCCGATAGCGGCTCAATCGGACCTGCCGCCTCGGCCAGCAATTGCACCTGGCAGCAGCGCTCCATGGCAATGAAACGATAAGCCGCTGCGTCGACCGAAGAACCGACGGTCAGCAGCCCATGATTGAGCAGAACGGCTGCACGCTTTGTACCCATCGTCTCCGCGATCCGGCGGCCCTCTTCGGTCGCGAGTACGACTACCTCGCCGCGAAATAGCACGTGATCGTCGTAGAAGAGACAAGCTTCCTGATTGAGCGGCGCAAGAAGCCGAGCGCGCGCTGAAAATGCGCGGCCAGAAGGCGTGTGTGTATGGGCGGCCGCAACGACATCGGGATTCGCGCCATGAATGCCGCAGTGAATCGCCGCCGCCGCGGCATTGACGGGCCCGCTCCCATGATGAACGTTGGCCTCGTCGTCAATGCAAACGAGATCGTCGGGATGGATCGACGAAAAATGCTGCGCGTACGGATTGACCCAGAACCGGTCATGAAACTCCGGATCGCGGACCGTGATATGTCCGGCTATGCCTTCGGCCAGCCCGAATCGCGCAAAGATGCGAAATGCCGCAGCGAGTTTGAGCTTGCGGTGTTGCCGTTCTTCGTCGAGGCTGGCGAATACCGGCGGCGGCGGCAAGCGTCCGCCGATTGGTTTGGGAATCTGCAACTCGCGGACTTCCGCGTGGCCCATGGCATACTCCTGCGTGCTGATCGGAGTTGTGATTTTCATCTGCGCCGAGGACACGAGTCCATCGACGATTTGTCACAGGATCGCGTCTTGCGCTCACAACGCGCATCTCACAGCGCGTCGGTTGAGTCGGTGATCGTGCGCCCGGCGCGCGGCGAGTGCGAACAGGGCTCTGCCGGCGGTTCTGGGCGAATACCTCGCGCGACTCCCGGGTCACTGCGGTCGATTGCAGCCGGCTCTGGATCGGCGCGGCATAGTGTGTCAGAGTATGCATCTCGTATGCTACCGACGCTGGATGACTATGCTGCCGATTGCCGACCGATGGTTCGAACTAAAACGTATCAGCGACGATATCACGCTGCTGTGGGAGCCTCATGTCGTGCCGCTGATGCGCTGCAATATCTGGCACATACGCGGTCGCGACCGCGACCTGAT belongs to Paraburkholderia aromaticivorans and includes:
- a CDS encoding catalase, whose amino-acid sequence is MTQDSGSPVGDNQNSQTAGPEGPVLLQDSHLIEKLQRFDRERIPERVVHARGTGIFGEFVPTADISSLTSAQVFTPGSKTPVFVRFSTVMGYRGSPEQARDPRGFAVKFYTQQGNWDMVGINWPIFFIRDAIKFPDFVHANKPSASTGVQDPNLAFDFFAHSPEATNMLTHLYTDEGMPDSYRHMDGFGVHAFKFVNAKGEVHYVKFHWKSRQGIESIRPQDIAHSIGADWNLMTNDLYNSVKAHSYPQWDLYIQVLSPKDLDKFDFDPLDDTKVWPASIPEQKVGTMTLNRVPDNYFESTEESAFAPSRLVPGIEPSEDRMLQGRLFAYADTQMYRLGPNYNQLPINRPVVPVYNNNQDGLMNEDDRKGEVNYEPSGVAEIAQQDKFKPVQTPLKGTTQQRAIHKTLDFRQAGEYYRTLSETDKTDLITALSGDLGRVTNDANKYAMLSYFYKADADYGSRLARATHADVSRVKDAAAHLGDN
- a CDS encoding ankyrin repeat domain-containing protein, with the protein product MRRFFAARGLVRTVAVATLTALATASCAQHVYQQGTYSAVTDTPRYTEDWFAAARAGRTDIVRALIDAHFPLEATTPEGYTALILSAYDNHPDTLKALLSSGANACAADRHGNTALMGALFKGETNIATMLLDTHCDIDQTNNAGETALSFAALFGRLDMIPVLVAHGAKVDHADARGGTALQMAIAQHNPAVEEALRHVGATQ
- a CDS encoding xanthine dehydrogenase family protein molybdopterin-binding subunit, which translates into the protein MSEIVNLSRRRVLKGTLAGGVVLGLHVDGARMAFAASPLASASGVKAVFAPNVYVSVAPSGEIVLVVHRSEMGTGIRTSLAMILSDELDADWNTVRVVQAQGDAKYGDQNTDGSRSIRQFFQPLREAGGSARQMLIAAAAARWHVSPASCRTEPGHVVHTASGRRVSYGTVAEAAARQPVPARDTLQLKNEETWRYIGKSLPIVDLDDIVHGRATYGIDVVLPGMTYASVERSPVYGATLKSVDSTDAMKVPGVLHVVRIASAPLPAGFRPLGGVAVIATSTWAAAQGRQKLKLEWDLGPNGTYDSQAYRKALEDTASKTGKVVRGNGDTAGALTNAARHVSADYYVPHLAHAAMEPLAATASFANGAVQVWTATQNPQQARTTVAQVLGVQEQAVTINVTLLGGGFGRKSKPDYVAEAAYLAREVGAPVKLTWTREDDIRNDYFHAVCAQHMEGGLDAQGKTIAWLHRSVFPSIGSTFTPNVTYGSAGELGQGVTDMPYDVANVQCENGAAPAHTRIGWYRSVYNIPHGFAQGSFVDELAAAARQDPVQHLLALLGSPRHVDLHALGVDYPNYGASIDEYPIDTARFAAVVRAAAVRSNWSAALPARHGRGIAVHRSFLTYVAAVAQVQVADDGSVRVTRVDLAVDCGRIVNPDRVVAQFEGAVVMALGNTLYSELTFSQGAAEQSNFTDYRVARIDSVPQTHVYIVPSAAPPGGVGEPGVPPTMAAICNAIHHATGTRIRALPVDSALLKRA
- a CDS encoding (2Fe-2S)-binding protein yields the protein MELIVNGAHHNVDADPNMPLLWAVRDLLGLHGTKFGCGVGACGACTVHLDGVAVRSCVTSLADAQGRSVTTIEGLGKGGEHPVQRAWKAANVPQCGYCQPGQMMQAASLLKQTPKPSDEQIVEAMSGNVCRCGTYQRIKIAIKAAAEQAS
- a CDS encoding high-potential iron-sulfur protein, with amino-acid sequence MRTLRRTFMIHSIGAAALAITGRSVRAAPAQLQESDPAAQALGYKADAAHVDRTKYPRFSNNQRCANCQFYQGKPTDANALCALFGARQVSGTGWCNAYQARA
- a CDS encoding aldo/keto reductase gives rise to the protein MTIETIAIEGITTPVSRIGLGTWAIGGWMWGGTDEKDSIAVIRRALDSGVNLIDTAPVYGFGASEEIVGKALADGYRHKAVIATKVALEWQDGEVFRNSSPERIRQEVEDTLRRLRTDYIDLYQVHWPDPLVPIEETAAVLDDLRKEGKVRALGVSNFSPAQMDAFRRVAPLSATQPPYNLFERDIDRDVLPYAKQHGLVALAYGALCRGLLAGRIGVETRFEGDDLRQRDPKFREPRRKQYVAAVKALNAFARDNFDKSVLALAVRWVLDRGPTIALWGARRPAQLDGIEAVFGWRLDEKAFAQIDTIVAQFVKDPVGPEFMAPPQRLLVA
- a CDS encoding winged helix-turn-helix transcriptional regulator; this translates as MDTNCCDGASAHDNPQKRTDDLARNIIEQIADKWTILVIDALGTHGEMRFSRLRDMVEGVSQKMLTKTLRQLERDGLVTRYVHPVIPPRVDYQLTPLGRSLLDKICGIWDWVEVHMSEMEKARHEFDHGEKAARSSASA
- a CDS encoding MFS transporter — its product is MKVASGAAQSPIAFLAVALAFAINMMGTTLPTAIYRYYQLQFGFTPTVITVIYASYAIGVLGALLLIGNWSDQLGRRRMLLAGLCASAASALTFLLSDGLALLMLGRLLSGISAGIFTGTATVAVIELAPPAWRGKAMLAATASNMLGLGCGPLLSGILVELFPWPMRLPYAVHLALAGIAALAVLGVQETAAIPARVKLGMQRISLPVEVRRAFIPAALAGFAGFVVVGFFAAVAPQLIRVVLGFHSGVVTGSIVFLLFACSALGQIVQTIIAARWRQAVGCLGLVVGLMCVGLCVPERSLSVLLLGTALAGIGQGISFRAGLGEIAAVAPAHRRAEVTSSFFVVLYVAISLPVIGLGIAAQLAGIERATLLFVGLTIALVLIALLLLMRGQANLQPDAEAIRD